A stretch of the Malus sylvestris chromosome 10, drMalSylv7.2, whole genome shotgun sequence genome encodes the following:
- the LOC126585939 gene encoding glycine-rich cell wall structural protein 1.8 isoform X7 → MEKFQRVEKPRPELPINENEIRITTQGAIRNYISYATTLLQDKHGKEIVLKAMGQAINKTVAIAEIIKNRIPLLHQETAISSVSITDVFEPMEEGLLPVETTRHVSMISITLSTKELNTNSPGYQAPYVADQSKPQPKYQQQQQPKQARVSYNAVNEGDDSYGRGRGRGRGRGRNWGRGGGYGNYQGGYGNHQGGSGNYQGGYRNYQDNGGYSSRGQGGGRGRGWGNRGSGGGYERGAGSYERGSGGGYERGAGGGYERGSGGGYERGSGGGYERGSGGGYERGSGGGYERGGAGGGYERGGAGGGGYERGSGGGHERGGAGGGYERGGAGGGGYERGSGGGHERGGAGGGYERGGAGGGYERGGAGRGYERGGAGRGYERGDAGRGYERGGAGGYERGGAGGYERGGRGGGGRGYNRARGRTGGRTRGDGTGNQA, encoded by the exons ATGGAAAAGTTTCAGAGAGTCGAGAAGCCGAGGCCCGAACTGCCCATCAACGAGAACGAGATCCGCATCACCACCCAAGGCGCTATCAGAAACTACATCAGCTATGCCACCACTCTGCTGCAG GATAAGCACGGAAAAGAAATCGTCTTGAAGGCAATGGGACAGGCAATTAACAAGACAGTTGCAATTGCTGAAATTATAAAG AATAGAATTCCCTTGTTACATCAAGAGACTGCCATCAGCTCTGTAAGCATAACTGATGTGTTTGAACCGATGGAAGAAGGTCTTCTCCC TGTGGAAACGACTCGTCATGTCTCAATGATTTCAATCACATTATCAACTAAGGAGCTAAACACAAATTCTCCTGG GTATCAAGCCCCATATGTTGCGGATCAATCAAAGCCACAGCCAAAGTACCAACAGCAGCAGCAACCAAAACAAGCACGTGTTTCTTACAATGCTGTTAATGAAGGTGATG ATTCATATGGCCGAGGACGGGGACGTGGTAGAGGAAGAGGCCGGAATTGGGGCAGGGGTGGAGGGTATGGCAATTATCAAGGCGGATATGGAAATCATCAAGGTGGATCTGGGAACTATCAAGGTGGTTATAGAAACTATCAAG ATAATGGTGGATATTCCAGTCGGGGACAAGGTGGTGGACGTGGTAGGGGTTGGGGTAACCGTG gTTCTGGTGGTGGGTATGAAAGAGGTGCTGGTAGCTATGAAAGAGGTTCTGGTGGTGGATATGAAAGAGGTGCTGGTGGTGGATATGAAAGAGGTTCTGGCGGCGGGTATGAAAGAGGTTCTGGCGGTGGGTATGAAAGAGGTTCTGGCGGCGGGTATGAAAGAGGTTCTGGCGGTGGGTATGAAAGAGGCGGTGCTGGTGGAGGGTATGAAAGAGGCGGTGCTGGTGGAGGAGGGTATGAAAGAGGTTCTGGTGGTGGGCATGAAAGAG GCGGTGCTGGTGGAGGGTATGAAAGAGGCGGTGCTGGTGGAGGAGGGTATGAAAGAGGTTCTGGTGGTGGGCATGAAAGAG GCGGTGCTGGTGGAGGGTATGAAAGAGGCGGTGCTGGTGGAGGGTATGAAAGAGGCGGTGCTGGTCGTGGGTATGAAAGAGGCGGTGCTGGCCGTGGGTATGAAAGAGGCGATGCTGGCAGAGGTTATGAAAGAGGCGGTGCTGGTGGATATGAGAGAGGCGGTGCTGGTGGATATGAACGAGGTGGCAGAGGTGGAGGGGGAAGAGGGTACAACCGAGCAAGAGGACGGACGGGTGGGCGCACAAGAGGTGATGGAACTGGAAACCAAGCATAA
- the LOC126585939 gene encoding glycine-rich protein DOT1 isoform X49 translates to MEKFQRVEKPRPELPINENEIRITTQGAIRNYISYATTLLQDKHGKEIVLKAMGQAINKTVAIAEIIKNRIPLLHQETAISSVSITDVFEPMEEGLLPVETTRHVSMISITLSTKELNTNSPGYQAPYVADQSKPQPKYQQQQQPKQARVSYNAVNEGDDSYGRGRGRGRGRGRNWGRGGGYGNYQGGYGNHQGGSGNYQGGYRNYQDNGGYSSRGQGGGRGRGWGNRGSGGGYERGAGSYERGSGGGYERGAGGGYERGSGGGYERGSGGGYERGGAGGGYERGGAGGGYERGGAGRGYERGGAGRGYERGDAGRGYERGGAGGYERGGAGGYERGGRGGGGRGYNRARGRTGGRTRGDGTGNQA, encoded by the exons ATGGAAAAGTTTCAGAGAGTCGAGAAGCCGAGGCCCGAACTGCCCATCAACGAGAACGAGATCCGCATCACCACCCAAGGCGCTATCAGAAACTACATCAGCTATGCCACCACTCTGCTGCAG GATAAGCACGGAAAAGAAATCGTCTTGAAGGCAATGGGACAGGCAATTAACAAGACAGTTGCAATTGCTGAAATTATAAAG AATAGAATTCCCTTGTTACATCAAGAGACTGCCATCAGCTCTGTAAGCATAACTGATGTGTTTGAACCGATGGAAGAAGGTCTTCTCCC TGTGGAAACGACTCGTCATGTCTCAATGATTTCAATCACATTATCAACTAAGGAGCTAAACACAAATTCTCCTGG GTATCAAGCCCCATATGTTGCGGATCAATCAAAGCCACAGCCAAAGTACCAACAGCAGCAGCAACCAAAACAAGCACGTGTTTCTTACAATGCTGTTAATGAAGGTGATG ATTCATATGGCCGAGGACGGGGACGTGGTAGAGGAAGAGGCCGGAATTGGGGCAGGGGTGGAGGGTATGGCAATTATCAAGGCGGATATGGAAATCATCAAGGTGGATCTGGGAACTATCAAGGTGGTTATAGAAACTATCAAG ATAATGGTGGATATTCCAGTCGGGGACAAGGTGGTGGACGTGGTAGGGGTTGGGGTAACCGTG gTTCTGGTGGTGGGTATGAAAGAGGTGCTGGTAGCTATGAAAGAGGTTCTGGTGGTGGATATGAAAGAGGTGCTGGTGGTGGATATGAAAGAGGTTCTGGCGGCGGGTATGAAAGAGGTTCTGGCGGTGGGTATGAAAGAG GCGGTGCTGGTGGAGGGTATGAAAGAGGCGGTGCTGGTGGAGGGTATGAAAGAGGCGGTGCTGGTCGTGGGTATGAAAGAGGCGGTGCTGGCCGTGGGTATGAAAGAGGCGATGCTGGCAGAGGTTATGAAAGAGGCGGTGCTGGTGGATATGAGAGAGGCGGTGCTGGTGGATATGAACGAGGTGGCAGAGGTGGAGGGGGAAGAGGGTACAACCGAGCAAGAGGACGGACGGGTGGGCGCACAAGAGGTGATGGAACTGGAAACCAAGCATAA
- the LOC126585939 gene encoding glycine-rich protein DOT1 isoform X50, whose amino-acid sequence MEKFQRVEKPRPELPINENEIRITTQGAIRNYISYATTLLQDKHGKEIVLKAMGQAINKTVAIAEIIKNRIPLLHQETAISSVSITDVFEPMEEGLLPVETTRHVSMISITLSTKELNTNSPGYQAPYVADQSKPQPKYQQQQQPKQARVSYNAVNEGDDSYGRGRGRGRGRGRNWGRGGGYGNYQGGYGNHQGGSGNYQGGYRNYQDNGGYSSRGQGGGRGRGWGNRGSGGGYERGAGSYERGSGGGYERGAGGGYERGSGGGYERGSGGGYERGGAGGGYERGGAGRGYERGGAGRGYERGDAGRGYERGGAGGYERGGAGGYERGGRGGGGRGYNRARGRTGGRTRGDGTGNQA is encoded by the exons ATGGAAAAGTTTCAGAGAGTCGAGAAGCCGAGGCCCGAACTGCCCATCAACGAGAACGAGATCCGCATCACCACCCAAGGCGCTATCAGAAACTACATCAGCTATGCCACCACTCTGCTGCAG GATAAGCACGGAAAAGAAATCGTCTTGAAGGCAATGGGACAGGCAATTAACAAGACAGTTGCAATTGCTGAAATTATAAAG AATAGAATTCCCTTGTTACATCAAGAGACTGCCATCAGCTCTGTAAGCATAACTGATGTGTTTGAACCGATGGAAGAAGGTCTTCTCCC TGTGGAAACGACTCGTCATGTCTCAATGATTTCAATCACATTATCAACTAAGGAGCTAAACACAAATTCTCCTGG GTATCAAGCCCCATATGTTGCGGATCAATCAAAGCCACAGCCAAAGTACCAACAGCAGCAGCAACCAAAACAAGCACGTGTTTCTTACAATGCTGTTAATGAAGGTGATG ATTCATATGGCCGAGGACGGGGACGTGGTAGAGGAAGAGGCCGGAATTGGGGCAGGGGTGGAGGGTATGGCAATTATCAAGGCGGATATGGAAATCATCAAGGTGGATCTGGGAACTATCAAGGTGGTTATAGAAACTATCAAG ATAATGGTGGATATTCCAGTCGGGGACAAGGTGGTGGACGTGGTAGGGGTTGGGGTAACCGTG gTTCTGGTGGTGGGTATGAAAGAGGTGCTGGTAGCTATGAAAGAGGTTCTGGTGGTGGATATGAAAGAGGTGCTGGTGGTGGATATGAAAGAGGTTCTGGCGGCGGGTATGAAAGAGGTTCTGGCGGTGGGTATGAAAGAG GCGGTGCTGGTGGAGGGTATGAAAGAGGCGGTGCTGGTCGTGGGTATGAAAGAGGCGGTGCTGGCCGTGGGTATGAAAGAGGCGATGCTGGCAGAGGTTATGAAAGAGGCGGTGCTGGTGGATATGAGAGAGGCGGTGCTGGTGGATATGAACGAGGTGGCAGAGGTGGAGGGGGAAGAGGGTACAACCGAGCAAGAGGACGGACGGGTGGGCGCACAAGAGGTGATGGAACTGGAAACCAAGCATAA
- the LOC126585939 gene encoding glycine-rich cell wall structural protein 1.8 isoform X13: MEKFQRVEKPRPELPINENEIRITTQGAIRNYISYATTLLQDKHGKEIVLKAMGQAINKTVAIAEIIKNRIPLLHQETAISSVSITDVFEPMEEGLLPVETTRHVSMISITLSTKELNTNSPGYQAPYVADQSKPQPKYQQQQQPKQARVSYNAVNEGDDSYGRGRGRGRGRGRNWGRGGGYGNYQGGYGNHQGGSGNYQGGYRNYQDNGGYSSRGQGGGRGRGWGNRGSGGGYERGAGSYERGSGGGYERGAGGGYERGSGGGYERGSGGGYERGSGGGYERGSGGGYERGGAGGGYERGGAGGGGYERGGAGGGYERGGSGGGHERGGTGGGYERGGAGGGYERGGAGGGYERGGAGRGYERGGAGRGYERGDAGRGYERGGAGGYERGGAGGYERGGRGGGGRGYNRARGRTGGRTRGDGTGNQA, from the exons ATGGAAAAGTTTCAGAGAGTCGAGAAGCCGAGGCCCGAACTGCCCATCAACGAGAACGAGATCCGCATCACCACCCAAGGCGCTATCAGAAACTACATCAGCTATGCCACCACTCTGCTGCAG GATAAGCACGGAAAAGAAATCGTCTTGAAGGCAATGGGACAGGCAATTAACAAGACAGTTGCAATTGCTGAAATTATAAAG AATAGAATTCCCTTGTTACATCAAGAGACTGCCATCAGCTCTGTAAGCATAACTGATGTGTTTGAACCGATGGAAGAAGGTCTTCTCCC TGTGGAAACGACTCGTCATGTCTCAATGATTTCAATCACATTATCAACTAAGGAGCTAAACACAAATTCTCCTGG GTATCAAGCCCCATATGTTGCGGATCAATCAAAGCCACAGCCAAAGTACCAACAGCAGCAGCAACCAAAACAAGCACGTGTTTCTTACAATGCTGTTAATGAAGGTGATG ATTCATATGGCCGAGGACGGGGACGTGGTAGAGGAAGAGGCCGGAATTGGGGCAGGGGTGGAGGGTATGGCAATTATCAAGGCGGATATGGAAATCATCAAGGTGGATCTGGGAACTATCAAGGTGGTTATAGAAACTATCAAG ATAATGGTGGATATTCCAGTCGGGGACAAGGTGGTGGACGTGGTAGGGGTTGGGGTAACCGTG gTTCTGGTGGTGGGTATGAAAGAGGTGCTGGTAGCTATGAAAGAGGTTCTGGTGGTGGATATGAAAGAGGTGCTGGTGGTGGATATGAAAGAGGTTCTGGCGGCGGGTATGAAAGAGGTTCTGGCGGTGGGTATGAAAGAGGTTCTGGCGGCGGGTATGAAAGAGGTTCTGGCGGTGGGTATGAAAGAGGCGGTGCTGGTGGAGGGTATGAAAGAGGCGGTGCTGGTGGAGGAGGGTATGAAAGAG GCGGTGCTGGTGGAGGGTATGAAAGAGGCG GTTCTGGTGGTGGGCATGAAAGAGGCGGTACTGGTGGAGGGTATGAAAGAGGCGGTGCTGGTGGAGGGTATGAAAGAGGCGGTGCTGGTGGAGGGTATGAAAGAGGCGGTGCTGGTCGTGGGTATGAAAGAGGCGGTGCTGGCCGTGGGTATGAAAGAGGCGATGCTGGCAGAGGTTATGAAAGAGGCGGTGCTGGTGGATATGAGAGAGGCGGTGCTGGTGGATATGAACGAGGTGGCAGAGGTGGAGGGGGAAGAGGGTACAACCGAGCAAGAGGACGGACGGGTGGGCGCACAAGAGGTGATGGAACTGGAAACCAAGCATAA
- the LOC126585939 gene encoding glycine-rich cell wall structural protein 1.8 isoform X6 produces MEKFQRVEKPRPELPINENEIRITTQGAIRNYISYATTLLQDKHGKEIVLKAMGQAINKTVAIAEIIKNRIPLLHQETAISSVSITDVFEPMEEGLLPVETTRHVSMISITLSTKELNTNSPGYQAPYVADQSKPQPKYQQQQQPKQARVSYNAVNEGDDSYGRGRGRGRGRGRNWGRGGGYGNYQGGYGNHQGGSGNYQGGYRNYQDNGGYSSRGQGGGRGRGWGNRGSGGGYERGAGSYERGSGGGYERGAGGGYERGSGGGYERGSGGGYERGSGGGYERGSGGGYERGGAGGGYERGGAGGGGYERGSGGGHERGGAGGGYERGGSGGGHERGGTGGGYERGGAGGGYERGGAGGGYERGGAGRGYERGGAGRGYERGDAGRGYERGGAGGYERGGAGGYERGGRGGGGRGYNRARGRTGGRTRGDGTGNQA; encoded by the exons ATGGAAAAGTTTCAGAGAGTCGAGAAGCCGAGGCCCGAACTGCCCATCAACGAGAACGAGATCCGCATCACCACCCAAGGCGCTATCAGAAACTACATCAGCTATGCCACCACTCTGCTGCAG GATAAGCACGGAAAAGAAATCGTCTTGAAGGCAATGGGACAGGCAATTAACAAGACAGTTGCAATTGCTGAAATTATAAAG AATAGAATTCCCTTGTTACATCAAGAGACTGCCATCAGCTCTGTAAGCATAACTGATGTGTTTGAACCGATGGAAGAAGGTCTTCTCCC TGTGGAAACGACTCGTCATGTCTCAATGATTTCAATCACATTATCAACTAAGGAGCTAAACACAAATTCTCCTGG GTATCAAGCCCCATATGTTGCGGATCAATCAAAGCCACAGCCAAAGTACCAACAGCAGCAGCAACCAAAACAAGCACGTGTTTCTTACAATGCTGTTAATGAAGGTGATG ATTCATATGGCCGAGGACGGGGACGTGGTAGAGGAAGAGGCCGGAATTGGGGCAGGGGTGGAGGGTATGGCAATTATCAAGGCGGATATGGAAATCATCAAGGTGGATCTGGGAACTATCAAGGTGGTTATAGAAACTATCAAG ATAATGGTGGATATTCCAGTCGGGGACAAGGTGGTGGACGTGGTAGGGGTTGGGGTAACCGTG gTTCTGGTGGTGGGTATGAAAGAGGTGCTGGTAGCTATGAAAGAGGTTCTGGTGGTGGATATGAAAGAGGTGCTGGTGGTGGATATGAAAGAGGTTCTGGCGGCGGGTATGAAAGAGGTTCTGGCGGTGGGTATGAAAGAGGTTCTGGCGGCGGGTATGAAAGAGGTTCTGGCGGTGGGTATGAAAGAGGCGGTGCTGGTGGAGGGTATGAAAGAGGCGGTGCTGGTGGAGGAGGGTATGAAAGAGGTTCTGGTGGTGGGCATGAAAGAG GCGGTGCTGGTGGAGGGTATGAAAGAGGCG GTTCTGGTGGTGGGCATGAAAGAGGCGGTACTGGTGGAGGGTATGAAAGAGGCGGTGCTGGTGGAGGGTATGAAAGAGGCGGTGCTGGTGGAGGGTATGAAAGAGGCGGTGCTGGTCGTGGGTATGAAAGAGGCGGTGCTGGCCGTGGGTATGAAAGAGGCGATGCTGGCAGAGGTTATGAAAGAGGCGGTGCTGGTGGATATGAGAGAGGCGGTGCTGGTGGATATGAACGAGGTGGCAGAGGTGGAGGGGGAAGAGGGTACAACCGAGCAAGAGGACGGACGGGTGGGCGCACAAGAGGTGATGGAACTGGAAACCAAGCATAA
- the LOC126585939 gene encoding glycine-rich cell wall structural protein 1.8 isoform X30: MEKFQRVEKPRPELPINENEIRITTQGAIRNYISYATTLLQDKHGKEIVLKAMGQAINKTVAIAEIIKNRIPLLHQETAISSVSITDVFEPMEEGLLPVETTRHVSMISITLSTKELNTNSPGYQAPYVADQSKPQPKYQQQQQPKQARVSYNAVNEGDDSYGRGRGRGRGRGRNWGRGGGYGNYQGGYGNHQGGSGNYQGGYRNYQDNGGYSSRGQGGGRGRGWGNRGSGGGYERGAGSYERGSGGGYERGAGGGYERGSGGGYERGSGGGYERGSGGGYERGSGGGYERGGAGGGYERGGAGGGGYERGSGGGHERGGAGGGYERGGAGGGYERGGAGRGYERGGAGRGYERGDAGRGYERGGAGGYERGGAGGYERGGRGGGGRGYNRARGRTGGRTRGDGTGNQA; the protein is encoded by the exons ATGGAAAAGTTTCAGAGAGTCGAGAAGCCGAGGCCCGAACTGCCCATCAACGAGAACGAGATCCGCATCACCACCCAAGGCGCTATCAGAAACTACATCAGCTATGCCACCACTCTGCTGCAG GATAAGCACGGAAAAGAAATCGTCTTGAAGGCAATGGGACAGGCAATTAACAAGACAGTTGCAATTGCTGAAATTATAAAG AATAGAATTCCCTTGTTACATCAAGAGACTGCCATCAGCTCTGTAAGCATAACTGATGTGTTTGAACCGATGGAAGAAGGTCTTCTCCC TGTGGAAACGACTCGTCATGTCTCAATGATTTCAATCACATTATCAACTAAGGAGCTAAACACAAATTCTCCTGG GTATCAAGCCCCATATGTTGCGGATCAATCAAAGCCACAGCCAAAGTACCAACAGCAGCAGCAACCAAAACAAGCACGTGTTTCTTACAATGCTGTTAATGAAGGTGATG ATTCATATGGCCGAGGACGGGGACGTGGTAGAGGAAGAGGCCGGAATTGGGGCAGGGGTGGAGGGTATGGCAATTATCAAGGCGGATATGGAAATCATCAAGGTGGATCTGGGAACTATCAAGGTGGTTATAGAAACTATCAAG ATAATGGTGGATATTCCAGTCGGGGACAAGGTGGTGGACGTGGTAGGGGTTGGGGTAACCGTG gTTCTGGTGGTGGGTATGAAAGAGGTGCTGGTAGCTATGAAAGAGGTTCTGGTGGTGGATATGAAAGAGGTGCTGGTGGTGGATATGAAAGAGGTTCTGGCGGCGGGTATGAAAGAGGTTCTGGCGGTGGGTATGAAAGAGGTTCTGGCGGCGGGTATGAAAGAGGTTCTGGCGGTGGGTATGAAAGAGGCGGTGCTGGTGGAGGGTATGAAAGAGGCGGTGCTGGTGGAGGAGGGTATGAAAGAGGTTCTGGTGGTGGGCATGAAAGAG GCGGTGCTGGTGGAGGGTATGAAAGAGGCGGTGCTGGTGGAGGGTATGAAAGAGGCGGTGCTGGTCGTGGGTATGAAAGAGGCGGTGCTGGCCGTGGGTATGAAAGAGGCGATGCTGGCAGAGGTTATGAAAGAGGCGGTGCTGGTGGATATGAGAGAGGCGGTGCTGGTGGATATGAACGAGGTGGCAGAGGTGGAGGGGGAAGAGGGTACAACCGAGCAAGAGGACGGACGGGTGGGCGCACAAGAGGTGATGGAACTGGAAACCAAGCATAA
- the LOC126585939 gene encoding glycine-rich cell wall structural protein 1.8 isoform X20, which translates to MEKFQRVEKPRPELPINENEIRITTQGAIRNYISYATTLLQDKHGKEIVLKAMGQAINKTVAIAEIIKNRIPLLHQETAISSVSITDVFEPMEEGLLPVETTRHVSMISITLSTKELNTNSPGYQAPYVADQSKPQPKYQQQQQPKQARVSYNAVNEGDDSYGRGRGRGRGRGRNWGRGGGYGNYQGGYGNHQGGSGNYQGGYRNYQDNGGYSSRGQGGGRGRGWGNRGSGGGYERGAGSYERGSGGGYERGAGGGYERGSGGGYERGSGGGYERGSGGGYERGSGGGYERGGAGGGYERGGAGGGGYERGGAGGGYERGGAGGGYERGGAGGGGYERGGAGGGYERGGAGRGYERGGAGRGYERGDAGRGYERGGAGGYERGGAGGYERGGRGGGGRGYNRARGRTGGRTRGDGTGNQA; encoded by the exons ATGGAAAAGTTTCAGAGAGTCGAGAAGCCGAGGCCCGAACTGCCCATCAACGAGAACGAGATCCGCATCACCACCCAAGGCGCTATCAGAAACTACATCAGCTATGCCACCACTCTGCTGCAG GATAAGCACGGAAAAGAAATCGTCTTGAAGGCAATGGGACAGGCAATTAACAAGACAGTTGCAATTGCTGAAATTATAAAG AATAGAATTCCCTTGTTACATCAAGAGACTGCCATCAGCTCTGTAAGCATAACTGATGTGTTTGAACCGATGGAAGAAGGTCTTCTCCC TGTGGAAACGACTCGTCATGTCTCAATGATTTCAATCACATTATCAACTAAGGAGCTAAACACAAATTCTCCTGG GTATCAAGCCCCATATGTTGCGGATCAATCAAAGCCACAGCCAAAGTACCAACAGCAGCAGCAACCAAAACAAGCACGTGTTTCTTACAATGCTGTTAATGAAGGTGATG ATTCATATGGCCGAGGACGGGGACGTGGTAGAGGAAGAGGCCGGAATTGGGGCAGGGGTGGAGGGTATGGCAATTATCAAGGCGGATATGGAAATCATCAAGGTGGATCTGGGAACTATCAAGGTGGTTATAGAAACTATCAAG ATAATGGTGGATATTCCAGTCGGGGACAAGGTGGTGGACGTGGTAGGGGTTGGGGTAACCGTG gTTCTGGTGGTGGGTATGAAAGAGGTGCTGGTAGCTATGAAAGAGGTTCTGGTGGTGGATATGAAAGAGGTGCTGGTGGTGGATATGAAAGAGGTTCTGGCGGCGGGTATGAAAGAGGTTCTGGCGGTGGGTATGAAAGAGGTTCTGGCGGCGGGTATGAAAGAGGTTCTGGCGGTGGGTATGAAAGAGGCGGTGCTGGTGGAGGGTATGAAAGAGGCGGTGCTGGTGGAGGAGGGTATGAAAGAG GTGGTGCTGGTGGAGGGTATGAAAGAGGCGGTGCTGGTGGAGGGTATGAAAGAGGCGGTGCTGGTGGAGGAGGGTATGAAAGAG GCGGTGCTGGTGGAGGGTATGAAAGAGGCGGTGCTGGTCGTGGGTATGAAAGAGGCGGTGCTGGCCGTGGGTATGAAAGAGGCGATGCTGGCAGAGGTTATGAAAGAGGCGGTGCTGGTGGATATGAGAGAGGCGGTGCTGGTGGATATGAACGAGGTGGCAGAGGTGGAGGGGGAAGAGGGTACAACCGAGCAAGAGGACGGACGGGTGGGCGCACAAGAGGTGATGGAACTGGAAACCAAGCATAA
- the LOC126585939 gene encoding glycine-rich protein DOT1 isoform X46 — MEKFQRVEKPRPELPINENEIRITTQGAIRNYISYATTLLQDKHGKEIVLKAMGQAINKTVAIAEIIKNRIPLLHQETAISSVSITDVFEPMEEGLLPVETTRHVSMISITLSTKELNTNSPGYQAPYVADQSKPQPKYQQQQQPKQARVSYNAVNEGDDSYGRGRGRGRGRGRNWGRGGGYGNYQGGYGNHQGGSGNYQGGYRNYQDNGGYSSRGQGGGRGRGWGNRGSGGGYERGAGSYERGSGGGYERGSGGGYERGGAGGGYERGGAGGGGYERGSGGGHERGGAGGGYERGGAGGGYERGGAGRGYERGGAGRGYERGDAGRGYERGGAGGYERGGAGGYERGGRGGGGRGYNRARGRTGGRTRGDGTGNQA, encoded by the exons ATGGAAAAGTTTCAGAGAGTCGAGAAGCCGAGGCCCGAACTGCCCATCAACGAGAACGAGATCCGCATCACCACCCAAGGCGCTATCAGAAACTACATCAGCTATGCCACCACTCTGCTGCAG GATAAGCACGGAAAAGAAATCGTCTTGAAGGCAATGGGACAGGCAATTAACAAGACAGTTGCAATTGCTGAAATTATAAAG AATAGAATTCCCTTGTTACATCAAGAGACTGCCATCAGCTCTGTAAGCATAACTGATGTGTTTGAACCGATGGAAGAAGGTCTTCTCCC TGTGGAAACGACTCGTCATGTCTCAATGATTTCAATCACATTATCAACTAAGGAGCTAAACACAAATTCTCCTGG GTATCAAGCCCCATATGTTGCGGATCAATCAAAGCCACAGCCAAAGTACCAACAGCAGCAGCAACCAAAACAAGCACGTGTTTCTTACAATGCTGTTAATGAAGGTGATG ATTCATATGGCCGAGGACGGGGACGTGGTAGAGGAAGAGGCCGGAATTGGGGCAGGGGTGGAGGGTATGGCAATTATCAAGGCGGATATGGAAATCATCAAGGTGGATCTGGGAACTATCAAGGTGGTTATAGAAACTATCAAG ATAATGGTGGATATTCCAGTCGGGGACAAGGTGGTGGACGTGGTAGGGGTTGGGGTAACCGTG gTTCTGGTGGTGGGTATGAAAGAGGTGCTGGTAGCTATGAAAGAGGTTCTGGTGGTGGATATGAAAGAG GTTCTGGCGGCGGGTATGAAAGAG GCGGTGCTGGTGGAGGGTATGAAAGAGGCGGTGCTGGTGGAGGAGGGTATGAAAGAGGTTCTGGTGGTGGGCATGAAAGAG GCGGTGCTGGTGGAGGGTATGAAAGAGGCGGTGCTGGTGGAGGGTATGAAAGAGGCGGTGCTGGTCGTGGGTATGAAAGAGGCGGTGCTGGCCGTGGGTATGAAAGAGGCGATGCTGGCAGAGGTTATGAAAGAGGCGGTGCTGGTGGATATGAGAGAGGCGGTGCTGGTGGATATGAACGAGGTGGCAGAGGTGGAGGGGGAAGAGGGTACAACCGAGCAAGAGGACGGACGGGTGGGCGCACAAGAGGTGATGGAACTGGAAACCAAGCATAA